From the genome of Sphingobacterium kitahiroshimense, one region includes:
- a CDS encoding RagB/SusD family nutrient uptake outer membrane protein yields the protein MKYSKKIAYVAFGAMALFSSCNKEVLDRNQLTQLEDENSWGNELGLRLYANGFYQNYFVGYNSAWGTDYAPVTGYTFSDDLTNRNVQTNFENAVPASRVGSGSTITAMEAPSMLTQYSGPTWNFAWVRKANIFINRIDTKTKPNITTEAYNHWTAVARFFRGFEYSRLVEVFGDVPYFDRELADNDTQLMYKDRDKRGEVMDKVYEDFKYALENMRINDGKQYLNRYIAASFISRLMLFEGSFQYYHNLDKNRAKKYLELAQQASEIVINSNAYSFTSDFKSLFSSDDLSANKEVIMYRAYDNGKSVTHSVGSYSNGTEGQNSAANLVLMKSFICNDGKPWQNSTATNASSFKIKDLAVSRDPRFEASFYEKPLSSSATLLYAFKFASREALTYLGKTYPAAWASNTNITDAPVIRLAEVVLNWVETKQILAEGFGGAAVTQSDLDKSVNAIRNRPIDAIATSKGVKKTAPLILGAIAVDPSRDGDVSPLMWEIRRERRMEFVYEGFRLLDIKRWKKLNYMDYSKNQDYFLGPWLDVKTDMPSLLNKSNEGKLKVVNATGATITYNGSNADQLVGFYMVENAQHREPFTDRSYMAPVGQAQVNEYKDRGYTLTQTAGW from the coding sequence ATGAAATATTCAAAGAAAATAGCATACGTTGCTTTTGGGGCAATGGCTTTGTTTTCATCATGTAATAAGGAAGTGTTAGATAGAAATCAATTGACACAGTTGGAAGATGAAAATAGTTGGGGAAATGAATTGGGACTTCGGTTATATGCGAATGGGTTTTATCAAAATTACTTTGTGGGGTATAATAGTGCTTGGGGGACAGATTATGCTCCGGTTACTGGTTATACGTTCTCAGATGATTTGACAAATAGAAACGTTCAGACAAATTTTGAAAATGCTGTTCCTGCATCTCGTGTAGGTTCTGGTAGCACGATTACTGCTATGGAGGCTCCATCTATGTTGACGCAGTATTCTGGCCCAACATGGAATTTTGCTTGGGTAAGAAAGGCAAATATTTTTATCAATAGAATCGATACTAAAACTAAACCAAATATTACCACTGAAGCCTATAATCATTGGACTGCAGTTGCGCGCTTTTTTAGAGGGTTTGAATATAGTCGCTTAGTGGAGGTTTTTGGTGATGTTCCTTATTTTGATCGTGAACTCGCGGATAATGATACCCAATTAATGTATAAAGACCGTGATAAACGCGGTGAGGTAATGGATAAGGTTTACGAAGACTTTAAATATGCCTTGGAGAATATGAGAATCAATGACGGTAAACAGTATTTGAATAGATATATTGCCGCATCTTTTATTTCTAGATTAATGTTGTTTGAAGGATCATTTCAATATTATCATAACCTGGATAAAAATAGGGCTAAGAAATATCTTGAATTAGCACAACAAGCTTCTGAAATTGTTATCAATTCGAACGCGTATTCATTTACGAGTGATTTTAAAAGTTTGTTTTCTTCAGATGATCTAAGCGCCAATAAAGAGGTGATCATGTATAGAGCCTACGATAATGGTAAAAGTGTTACGCATAGTGTAGGATCTTATAGTAACGGAACTGAAGGACAAAATTCAGCAGCCAATTTAGTATTGATGAAATCGTTTATTTGTAACGATGGTAAGCCTTGGCAAAATTCTACTGCAACAAATGCAAGTAGTTTCAAGATAAAAGATTTGGCAGTGTCGCGTGATCCTAGATTTGAGGCTTCATTTTATGAAAAACCATTAAGTTCTTCTGCGACTTTATTGTATGCTTTTAAATTTGCTTCTCGTGAGGCTCTTACTTATTTAGGCAAAACATATCCTGCGGCTTGGGCTAGTAATACAAATATTACTGATGCGCCTGTCATTCGTCTAGCTGAAGTTGTATTGAACTGGGTCGAGACGAAACAGATTTTAGCTGAAGGTTTTGGTGGAGCTGCAGTTACGCAGTCGGATCTGGATAAGTCGGTTAATGCGATCAGAAACCGTCCAATTGATGCTATTGCAACTTCAAAAGGAGTTAAAAAAACTGCGCCTTTAATTCTTGGAGCTATTGCGGTAGATCCTTCTCGTGATGGTGATGTTTCTCCTTTGATGTGGGAAATTCGTCGTGAACGCCGAATGGAATTTGTGTACGAAGGTTTTAGATTGTTGGATATTAAGCGCTGGAAAAAACTTAATTACATGGATTATAGTAAAAATCAAGACTATTTCTTAGGCCCGTGGTTAGATGTGAAAACAGATATGCCTAGTTTACTAAATAAGAGTAATGAAGGTAAATTGAAAGTTGTGAATGCAACCGGTGCGACAATTACATATAATGGTAGCAATGCTGATCAATTGGTTGGTTTTTATATGGTTGAAAATGCGCAACATAGAGAACCTTTCACAGATCGCTCTTATATGGCTCCAGTTGGTCAGGCTCAGGTTAACGAGTATAAAGACAGAGGATATACATTAACACAAACAGCAGGCTGGTAG
- a CDS encoding PQQ-binding-like beta-propeller repeat protein — MIKRTYSFICIMIFAFNFLHAQTFKFAHVTDTHVGGATGEEDLRRTVKDLNTLKDIDFVILSGDITEFGADHELKLAKQILDSLSLPWYVIPGNHDGNWSENGANTFRSVFGGETFFFKHKGFIFLGTNSGPNMRMSPGQIPRENLVWMDSVFIAHPDRNTPLIYINHYPQDSSLNNWFEALDRVKSRNVQLAFCGHGHINKVYDWEGIPGIMGRSNLRAKNEYGGYNIVTIDQGKATCQERTVDGTYLDPWAVIPLENHHFELDKKKYPRPNYAVNEKFASKVAVDWVFQDESDIGSGMALYKDLIITANTSGDVFALDNNTGQKKWSFKTGGKVYSTPAAWKGVVIVGSSDHYIYGLDAESGLLKWKVKTGKAVLGSPLIQSGTAYIGGSDGVFRALDVLTGKERWNFKGVKGYVSTLPTYYQNLIIFGSWGNGFYALNAQSGKLEWEWNNGHANRMFSAAACYPVAVNNAIYVVAPDRFMTALNAKDGTVIWREKKDTIRVRESMGLSTDHKYVYVKTMDGDLLGISTKADKMEVSWKSDLKLPYELTPSAITANSKIVFVPSHSGLLSAVNASSGAVMWQYKISNGMVNPPLIMGNKGLVCSTMDGKIVKLKF, encoded by the coding sequence ATGATAAAAAGAACCTATAGTTTTATTTGCATAATGATTTTTGCCTTCAATTTCTTGCATGCGCAAACTTTCAAATTTGCTCATGTAACAGATACGCATGTTGGCGGTGCAACTGGAGAAGAAGATTTACGTCGAACCGTAAAAGATCTGAATACATTAAAAGATATTGATTTTGTTATTTTATCGGGTGATATTACAGAGTTTGGTGCGGATCATGAATTGAAATTGGCCAAGCAGATACTGGATAGCTTGTCATTACCCTGGTATGTAATACCTGGAAATCATGATGGTAACTGGTCTGAAAATGGGGCTAATACATTTCGTAGTGTGTTTGGAGGTGAAACCTTCTTCTTTAAACATAAAGGATTTATATTTTTGGGAACAAACTCTGGTCCTAACATGCGGATGAGTCCCGGTCAGATTCCGAGGGAAAACCTAGTGTGGATGGATTCTGTGTTTATTGCTCATCCTGATCGTAATACCCCTCTCATATATATCAATCATTATCCGCAAGATTCTTCTTTAAATAATTGGTTTGAAGCGTTGGATCGTGTGAAATCTAGGAATGTGCAATTGGCTTTTTGTGGACATGGTCATATAAATAAAGTGTACGACTGGGAGGGTATACCCGGGATCATGGGGAGGTCAAATTTGCGCGCCAAGAATGAGTATGGTGGTTATAATATTGTGACGATTGACCAGGGTAAGGCTACTTGTCAAGAACGTACAGTTGATGGAACTTACTTGGATCCTTGGGCAGTGATCCCGCTAGAAAATCATCATTTTGAACTAGATAAAAAGAAATATCCAAGACCAAATTACGCAGTTAATGAAAAATTTGCCTCTAAAGTTGCTGTGGATTGGGTTTTTCAAGATGAGAGTGATATCGGTTCTGGAATGGCACTTTATAAAGATTTGATCATTACAGCAAATACTTCAGGTGATGTTTTTGCTTTGGATAATAATACGGGACAGAAAAAATGGTCATTTAAAACTGGTGGTAAAGTTTATTCAACACCAGCTGCTTGGAAGGGGGTTGTTATCGTCGGTTCTTCAGATCATTATATCTATGGATTGGATGCAGAAAGTGGACTGTTAAAATGGAAAGTAAAAACAGGAAAAGCTGTTTTGGGATCACCTTTGATTCAGAGTGGCACTGCATACATCGGTGGTTCGGATGGAGTTTTTAGAGCATTGGATGTATTGACTGGAAAGGAAAGGTGGAATTTTAAGGGTGTAAAGGGGTATGTTTCTACGCTTCCAACTTATTATCAAAATCTAATTATTTTTGGTTCATGGGGTAATGGTTTTTATGCCTTAAATGCGCAGTCAGGTAAATTAGAGTGGGAATGGAATAATGGGCATGCAAATCGGATGTTTTCAGCTGCTGCTTGTTATCCCGTTGCGGTGAATAACGCCATTTATGTAGTAGCTCCAGATCGGTTTATGACAGCATTAAATGCAAAAGATGGAACGGTTATCTGGCGAGAGAAGAAGGATACGATACGAGTTAGAGAGTCAATGGGTTTATCAACTGATCATAAATATGTTTATGTGAAAACAATGGATGGTGATTTACTTGGTATTTCCACCAAAGCTGATAAAATGGAAGTCTCATGGAAATCAGATTTGAAACTTCCATATGAACTAACCCCGTCAGCGATAACCGCTAACAGTAAAATTGTTTTTGTACCAAGTCATTCAGGTTTGCTGTCAGCTGTTAATGCCTCATCAGGAGCTGTAATGTGGCAATATAAAATATCAAATGGTATGGTCAATCCGCCATTGATTATGGGTAATAAAGGGTTAGTTTGCAGCACAATGGACGGTAAAATTGTTAAACTAAAATTTTAA
- a CDS encoding SusC/RagA family TonB-linked outer membrane protein has protein sequence MRKFILFSVAVGLSVPSKSFSNVSKESILNNPKVTQSLLASSKSVLQNAVQGVVTGPDGPISEVSVVVVGGTASTKTDSQGHFKIAAPIGSKLRFTSVGYATKEVTVTSNTVNVTIESSNQALEEVVVVGYGTQKKGNLTGAVSSISVKDNLQGRAIADVGRGIQGTTPGLTVVIPSGEVGSDPVMKIRGQIGSIAGTSNPLILLDNVEIPSIQLVNPADVESITVLKDAAASSIYGAKAAFGVVLITTKKGGSGEKVNINYSNNFSFQSSAIDYNMAGVNALKYTLEAVERVGGTEAGAFYKVNRESYNRALEWEKLYGGKLGVNDPTVYGRDWYVNPAEPTKKYGVRTYDPQDYMIRDVAPSSQHNLSFSGSAGKTDYNLSMATLSQAGMMKTTDNDKFKRYNASLRISTELNKYLTVRAGAMVSRRNKQYPYTTNSTTADPWLYLYRWSSLYPMGLDENDRAIRSPWSETSAANTASLQNNYLNLNLGATVKINDNWKFDIDYTFANNEMINTYPGTRFTGADSWVAGVARNDANGVPVYVDNTGALVASDVSGAMRAYDLNYYQYTPNGGNPDHYKRTAGNERNNTINALTTYNLRVNDDHDFKFIAGLNRVTLDYSENSSQTFNLIDLNNPQLGFGINTASQQATGDAKWEAQLGYFGRVNYAYKNKYLFEGNIRYDGSSKFPTDLKWKWFPSFSAGWVASEEGFMEWSKPVVNQLKFRGSWGSIGDQTIKPSLYTSTMTVGEVSWLAADGSRVYAIGTPTSVRSDISWQNIETLNLGADLRVLNNKLGFVFDWYRRNTRNMIVPSGNVSATFGAPAPQGNYGDMKTQGWEFAVDFNHRFSNGLGLNMRGTLADAQSTILKYTDTQLISSYYVGKKVGEIWGYKTDRLYQASDFEYDAAGALVKTTDKGKIVNKLSDPKGAYQGYLQNSSDFIFGPGDVKFADLNGDGVINDGSKTVNDHGDLAILGNETPRYEYGFRLGLDFKGFDFSAFVQGIGKREMWGNGSLAIAGYQSSDGAMPSTIADNFWSADNLEAFYPRAYNNGGNNLNNNMQIQSRYLLDLSYLRVKNITLGYSLPTTMLNKVYIKSARVYTSLENFFTKDHVNGLPIDPEVINGYSMFNDTNYNSGRTGIGTPTFKSVSFGVQVNF, from the coding sequence ATGAGAAAATTTATACTATTTTCTGTTGCAGTGGGATTAAGTGTGCCTTCTAAGTCTTTCAGTAATGTGAGCAAAGAGAGTATTCTAAATAATCCTAAAGTAACACAGTCACTTTTAGCTTCATCCAAATCTGTACTTCAAAATGCAGTTCAGGGGGTAGTGACTGGACCAGATGGGCCCATATCTGAGGTAAGCGTAGTAGTTGTTGGAGGGACGGCATCTACAAAAACTGATAGCCAAGGTCATTTCAAAATTGCTGCTCCAATTGGAAGTAAATTAAGATTTACTTCTGTGGGTTATGCAACAAAAGAGGTGACAGTAACTTCTAATACAGTTAATGTAACCATAGAATCTAGCAATCAAGCTTTGGAAGAAGTCGTTGTGGTTGGTTATGGTACGCAGAAAAAAGGAAATTTGACAGGTGCTGTTTCGTCAATTTCTGTAAAAGATAATTTACAAGGCAGAGCTATTGCTGATGTTGGAAGAGGTATTCAGGGAACTACTCCAGGTTTGACCGTGGTTATTCCAAGTGGCGAGGTCGGGTCTGATCCGGTTATGAAAATACGTGGGCAGATAGGTTCTATTGCAGGAACATCTAACCCACTTATTTTGTTGGATAATGTTGAAATACCAAGTATTCAGTTGGTTAATCCTGCTGATGTGGAATCGATTACTGTATTGAAAGATGCTGCCGCATCATCAATTTATGGTGCAAAAGCAGCCTTTGGTGTTGTTTTGATTACGACAAAAAAAGGTGGATCAGGTGAAAAAGTAAATATCAATTATTCAAATAACTTTTCGTTTCAAAGCTCGGCAATCGATTATAATATGGCTGGGGTAAATGCTTTGAAATATACTTTGGAAGCTGTAGAGCGTGTTGGAGGAACCGAAGCTGGGGCTTTTTATAAAGTAAATCGTGAAAGTTATAACCGTGCTTTAGAATGGGAGAAGCTATATGGTGGAAAATTAGGTGTTAATGATCCAACTGTATATGGAAGAGATTGGTATGTGAATCCAGCTGAACCAACAAAAAAATATGGTGTACGAACTTATGATCCTCAAGATTATATGATTCGTGATGTTGCTCCTTCGTCACAACATAATCTTTCATTTTCTGGATCTGCAGGAAAAACAGATTACAATTTAAGTATGGCTACTCTCAGTCAGGCTGGAATGATGAAAACTACTGACAACGATAAGTTTAAGCGTTATAATGCTTCGTTGCGGATTTCTACCGAGCTTAACAAATATTTGACTGTGAGAGCAGGAGCGATGGTCTCTAGAAGAAATAAACAGTATCCGTATACGACTAACTCAACAACTGCAGATCCTTGGTTATATTTGTATAGATGGAGTTCGCTGTATCCAATGGGCTTGGATGAAAATGATAGAGCGATCAGAAGTCCTTGGAGTGAAACATCTGCGGCAAATACAGCCAGTCTACAAAATAATTATTTAAATCTAAATCTAGGAGCGACAGTAAAAATTAATGATAACTGGAAGTTTGATATTGATTACACATTTGCAAATAATGAGATGATCAATACTTATCCAGGAACACGATTTACAGGGGCAGATTCATGGGTTGCTGGTGTGGCTAGAAATGATGCAAATGGCGTTCCTGTTTATGTTGATAATACAGGTGCTTTAGTAGCTTCAGATGTTTCTGGTGCCATGCGTGCATACGATCTAAATTATTATCAGTATACGCCTAATGGTGGTAATCCTGATCATTATAAAAGGACAGCTGGTAACGAACGAAATAATACGATCAATGCATTGACAACTTACAATTTAAGGGTAAATGATGATCACGATTTTAAATTTATTGCAGGATTGAACCGTGTAACATTAGATTATTCTGAAAATTCTTCGCAAACATTTAATCTAATAGATTTAAATAATCCTCAGTTAGGATTTGGAATTAATACTGCATCACAACAAGCTACGGGTGATGCAAAATGGGAAGCTCAGTTGGGGTACTTTGGACGTGTGAACTATGCCTACAAGAATAAGTATCTTTTTGAGGGTAACATTAGATATGATGGTTCTTCTAAATTTCCGACAGACTTGAAATGGAAATGGTTTCCATCTTTTTCAGCTGGTTGGGTTGCTTCGGAAGAAGGTTTTATGGAATGGTCTAAGCCTGTTGTGAACCAATTGAAATTTAGAGGTTCATGGGGCTCTATTGGTGATCAAACGATTAAGCCAAGTTTATATACGTCAACTATGACTGTTGGAGAGGTGAGTTGGTTGGCTGCAGATGGTAGTAGGGTTTATGCGATCGGTACACCAACTTCTGTGCGATCGGATATATCGTGGCAAAATATTGAAACTTTGAATTTAGGAGCTGATTTAAGAGTGCTTAATAATAAGTTGGGTTTTGTATTTGATTGGTATAGAAGAAATACGAGAAATATGATTGTTCCTAGTGGAAATGTGAGTGCAACATTTGGAGCGCCAGCACCACAAGGGAATTATGGTGATATGAAGACTCAAGGATGGGAGTTTGCGGTAGACTTTAATCATAGATTTAGCAATGGTTTAGGTTTAAACATGCGTGGAACATTAGCTGATGCACAATCAACTATCTTAAAATATACAGATACGCAGTTGATCAGCAGTTATTATGTGGGTAAAAAAGTAGGAGAAATCTGGGGGTATAAAACTGATAGATTGTACCAAGCTTCAGATTTTGAATATGATGCCGCTGGAGCATTAGTTAAAACAACAGATAAAGGTAAAATAGTAAATAAATTATCTGACCCTAAAGGCGCTTACCAAGGATATTTGCAGAATAGCAGTGACTTTATTTTCGGGCCTGGTGATGTAAAATTTGCTGATTTAAACGGTGATGGAGTTATCAATGATGGAAGTAAGACCGTTAATGATCATGGGGATTTAGCAATCTTGGGGAATGAGACGCCTAGATATGAATATGGTTTCCGTTTAGGTCTTGATTTTAAGGGGTTTGATTTTTCTGCGTTTGTTCAAGGTATTGGGAAACGTGAAATGTGGGGTAATGGTTCGTTAGCGATTGCTGGCTATCAATCCTCTGACGGTGCAATGCCTTCAACTATTGCCGATAATTTTTGGTCTGCCGATAATCTTGAAGCATTTTATCCTAGAGCTTATAATAATGGTGGTAACAATCTGAATAATAATATGCAAATCCAATCGAGATACCTGTTGGACTTATCATACCTGCGTGTTAAAAATATAACGTTGGGTTATTCGTTGCCAACTACGATGCTGAATAAAGTTTATATTAAATCAGCACGTGTCTATACGTCATTAGAGAATTTCTTTACAAAAGATCATGTAAATGGATTGCCTATCGATCCTGAAGTGATAAATGGTTATTCAATGTTTAATGACACGAATTATAACTCGGGAAGAACAGGGATTGGTACGCCTACTTTTAAGTCGGTATCGTTTGGTGTTCAAGTTAATTTTTAA
- a CDS encoding glycoside hydrolase family 9 protein produces the protein MKLTTQNLLHLQRVFMLVFACFVFNFAKAQEQAWIRVNQLGYTPAGIKVAVFGAKEKADYTRFELIDVKTQKSVFSNLIGKDFGTYGPFVQSFRFDFSAYRDTGSYYLRVGKVKSPVFKIGKDVYKGAADFALRYMRQQRTLFNPYLKDSCHTHDGFVLHANKVGIADSSRIDAGGGWHDASDYLQYSTTSANATYHLLAAYRDFPKVFGDQKQANGLDGQNGRADVLDEAKWGLDWLLKMHPAPNLMFNQIADDRDHTNMRMPGEDPFYGRGFERPVYFINGEPQQRGKFMNNTTGTSSTAAKFSSAFHLGSSLFRNDDIKYAKTLAKKAKTAYNFALIKPGVTQTVSVKSPYIYAEDNWVDDMELAGAMFYGATNKKRFLNESIVYARQEKITPWMETDTAAHYQWYPFINLGHYELGKQLKGNDREEIVSYYKSGIASVFERAKTNAFYRGVPFIWCSNNLTVSFAIQCLWYKELTQDTQYDELAQANIDWIFGTNPWGTSMVYGLPSWGDTPVNPHSAFTHLKNFPIDGGLVDGPIMTSTYRNLIGIKLLNEDPYAAFQSDLVVYHDDYGDYSTNEPTMDGTASLIYLLASQEQKALEEPQIKK, from the coding sequence ATGAAATTAACTACACAAAACTTATTACATTTACAGCGAGTTTTTATGCTTGTTTTTGCATGTTTTGTTTTTAACTTTGCGAAAGCGCAAGAACAGGCATGGATAAGAGTGAACCAATTAGGGTATACACCTGCAGGAATTAAAGTTGCGGTATTTGGAGCAAAGGAAAAGGCTGATTATACTCGGTTTGAACTGATTGATGTGAAAACGCAGAAAAGTGTATTTTCGAATCTAATCGGTAAAGATTTTGGAACTTATGGACCATTTGTGCAAAGCTTTAGGTTTGATTTTTCAGCATATCGCGATACGGGTTCTTATTATTTAAGAGTTGGAAAAGTGAAATCACCAGTTTTTAAAATTGGAAAGGATGTATATAAAGGAGCTGCTGATTTTGCACTTCGTTATATGCGGCAACAAAGAACACTTTTTAACCCGTATCTGAAAGATAGCTGTCATACACACGATGGTTTTGTATTGCATGCTAATAAGGTAGGTATTGCAGATAGCTCACGTATTGATGCAGGAGGAGGCTGGCATGATGCTTCCGATTATTTGCAATATTCAACGACTTCGGCAAATGCTACTTATCATTTGTTAGCGGCTTATAGAGATTTTCCAAAAGTATTTGGTGATCAAAAGCAGGCAAATGGATTGGATGGCCAGAATGGTCGCGCTGATGTGCTGGACGAAGCAAAATGGGGATTGGATTGGTTGCTGAAGATGCATCCTGCGCCAAACTTAATGTTTAACCAGATTGCAGATGACCGTGATCATACGAATATGAGAATGCCAGGTGAAGATCCTTTTTATGGAAGAGGTTTTGAAAGACCTGTTTATTTTATAAATGGAGAACCGCAACAAAGAGGTAAGTTTATGAATAATACAACTGGTACAAGTTCAACGGCAGCCAAATTTTCGAGTGCTTTTCATCTGGGTAGTTCTTTGTTTCGAAATGATGATATTAAATATGCTAAAACTTTGGCTAAAAAAGCCAAAACAGCATATAACTTTGCATTAATAAAACCTGGGGTAACACAAACAGTATCAGTGAAGTCTCCTTATATTTATGCCGAGGATAATTGGGTTGATGACATGGAACTTGCTGGAGCAATGTTTTATGGAGCAACAAATAAGAAGCGGTTTTTAAATGAATCGATAGTTTATGCGCGGCAGGAGAAAATTACGCCGTGGATGGAAACAGATACCGCAGCACATTATCAATGGTATCCATTTATTAATCTAGGGCATTATGAACTGGGAAAACAGCTAAAAGGCAATGATCGCGAGGAGATTGTCTCATATTATAAGTCTGGAATAGCGTCGGTTTTTGAACGGGCAAAAACAAATGCCTTTTATAGGGGTGTTCCTTTTATTTGGTGCAGTAATAATTTGACTGTATCCTTCGCTATTCAATGTTTATGGTATAAAGAATTGACACAGGATACACAATATGATGAATTGGCACAAGCAAATATAGATTGGATCTTCGGTACAAATCCTTGGGGTACAAGCATGGTTTATGGCCTGCCTTCGTGGGGCGATACACCGGTTAATCCGCATTCTGCTTTTACTCATTTAAAGAATTTTCCAATTGATGGTGGGTTAGTTGATGGTCCCATAATGACTTCGACATATCGTAATCTGATCGGAATTAAATTGCTCAATGAGGATCCGTATGCGGCATTTCAAAGTGATCTTGTTGTTTATCATGATGATTATGGTGACTATAGTACAAATGAACCTACAATGGATGGTACTGCTTCATTGATCTATTTGTTAGCTTCTCAAGAACAAAAGGCCTTAGAGGAGCCTCAAATAAAAAAGTAG
- a CDS encoding polysaccharide deacetylase family protein: MQKQLALVFTGHDLADGGLTVLKILKEKDVKGSFFLTGDFLRTSKFRSVVKEIKRNKNYLSAHSDKHLLFSDWGNRQGLLVTKDSFIQDLEMNFRELEKLGFRTDNKYFIPSYEWYNQEIVTWSEQMGYVPINYTPGLRTAADYSYPEMGKRYLSSDDIEKGLWEQNKKLNGLNGFIILIHMGTDSRRKDKFYHRLGKIIDKLKKEEYQFVDIRELLQ, encoded by the coding sequence TTGCAAAAGCAATTAGCGCTGGTTTTTACAGGACATGATTTAGCTGATGGTGGATTGACGGTGCTAAAAATATTGAAAGAAAAGGATGTAAAGGGTTCTTTCTTTCTAACAGGAGACTTTTTGAGAACATCCAAATTTCGTTCTGTTGTAAAGGAGATTAAAAGGAATAAAAATTATCTTTCTGCTCATTCTGATAAACACTTATTGTTTAGTGACTGGGGCAATAGACAAGGTTTATTAGTAACAAAGGATTCATTTATCCAAGATTTGGAGATGAATTTCAGGGAATTAGAAAAATTAGGTTTTCGAACCGATAACAAATATTTTATTCCTTCGTATGAATGGTACAATCAGGAGATTGTAACTTGGAGTGAGCAAATGGGATATGTTCCCATTAATTATACTCCTGGATTACGAACTGCCGCCGATTATAGTTATCCTGAAATGGGTAAACGATATTTATCTTCCGATGATATTGAAAAGGGGCTATGGGAACAAAATAAAAAGCTAAACGGATTAAATGGATTTATCATACTCATACATATGGGCACAGACTCACGTCGAAAAGATAAATTTTATCACCGTTTAGGTAAAATAATAGATAAGTTAAAGAAAGAGGAATATCAATTTGTCGATATTCGTGAGTTATTACAATAG
- the murQ gene encoding N-acetylmuramic acid 6-phosphate etherase has protein sequence MINTTEKESHYQDLEKMTVLELLTNINNEDKTVPMAVEKAIPQIEALVNECVAKMKNGGRVFYIGAGTSGRLGVLDASECPPTYGVPFDWIIGMIAGGDTAIRKAVEFAEDDTEQAWKDLTEYSINKTDVVIGIAASGTTPYVVGGLQAANAAGLATGCIVCNSGSPIAKEAQLPVEVVVGPEFVTGSTRMKAGTAQKLVLNMLSTSIMIQLGRVQGNKMVDMQLSNHKLVARGVRIIMDETNATEAEATELLEKFGHVRQAIEAYQETH, from the coding sequence ATGATAAATACAACCGAAAAAGAATCGCATTACCAGGATTTAGAAAAAATGACTGTTTTGGAGTTGTTGACGAATATTAATAACGAAGATAAGACCGTTCCGATGGCTGTTGAAAAAGCTATTCCGCAGATAGAGGCGTTGGTTAATGAGTGTGTGGCTAAGATGAAAAATGGGGGACGTGTTTTTTATATCGGTGCTGGTACAAGTGGACGACTAGGTGTTTTGGATGCATCAGAATGTCCTCCAACTTATGGTGTTCCATTTGATTGGATTATCGGAATGATTGCAGGAGGAGATACGGCTATCCGAAAAGCAGTTGAATTTGCCGAAGATGATACAGAACAGGCCTGGAAGGACTTGACTGAATATAGTATCAATAAAACGGATGTTGTTATCGGTATTGCCGCATCAGGAACGACTCCTTATGTAGTTGGAGGTTTACAAGCTGCCAATGCCGCGGGATTAGCAACAGGCTGTATCGTTTGTAATAGTGGTTCTCCTATAGCAAAAGAAGCGCAATTACCTGTGGAAGTTGTGGTTGGACCTGAGTTTGTTACAGGTTCTACACGTATGAAAGCAGGGACTGCTCAAAAATTAGTACTGAATATGCTAAGTACCTCCATTATGATCCAATTGGGACGTGTGCAGGGAAATAAAATGGTCGACATGCAATTATCTAATCATAAATTAGTGGCTCGCGGGGTCCGTATTATTATGGATGAAACGAATGCAACGGAAGCTGAAGCGACAGAATTATTGGAAAAATTTGGTCATGTGCGCCAAGCAATAGAGGCATATCAAGAAACACACTAA